GATTCGTCGACGAGAACCGCGAGTTCATCGCCGAGGAGACGCGGACCAGCGAGTTCGTCGACGCCGACGCCGACTTCGATCTCCGCGAGGAGTGGGACGTCGAGGGCGTCGAGGTGACTATCGGAATCGCCCGCGTCGCCGAGCAGTCCGCCTCGGCGCAGGACGACTGAGCGGCGCGTACCCTCCGTAAATTCCCGATAGACAGTTCCAGAACTGTTTTACAGCTTATCTGTTATCTCGCTGTATGGTTGGCGACCCGCCCGAACAGTCGACCCTCCGTCAGTCGCACCGACTCGTCGAACACTACACGCCCGACGGGATGCTCGGCCGCCTCCTCCTCGCATCGGTGACGGGCGCTCTCTCCGGCGGCGCGTTCCTACTCGCAATCTTCGGACTAGCTTCCTTCGGCTTCGTCTGGTTTCTCACGGGAGTGCTCGCGGCGGGCGTCGGCGTCGTCGCCGCGTTGCTGACGGTACTGACGCTATGGCCGGTGTACCTCTCGCTCATCGGCAACGTCGACTCGCCGGAGGAGTACGGTCGGTCGGGCTCGCCGTCAACGCCGGCGGCTACGCGCGCCGCCGACACTGACCCGTTGGAGATTCTAAAGCGCAAGTACGCGGCTGGAGAACTCTCCGACGAGGAATTCGAGCGCCGGTTAGACAAGTTGCTGGACACCGACGAAGTCACTCGCCGCGGAAGCGACGGCGAAAACGCGGCCTCGAAGCGTACCCTTCGAGAGCGAAACTAAACTGAGACGGTCGCGTCTCAGTCTGCCGTCAGCACGTCCTCGTCCGTCGGCGAGCGCGCGTCGTACTCGGCGACGAACTCGTCTACCGCCCGCTCGTCGTCGACGCCCGGCAGCCGCTCCTCGGCGGTGCGGCACGGTTCGTCGACGCCGAGCGCCTCGCAGACGTGGTCCGCCGCCGCCTCGGCCATCATCCGGTACGTCGTCAGTTTCCCGCCGACGATGCTCGCGAAGTTTGCGACGCCGTACGTCTCGTGGTCGAGCAGGAAGAACCCGCGCGAGATGCCGCGGGCGTTGCCCTCGCCACCGTCCATCGTCTCGCGCTCGGCCTCGTCGGGCGCGTACAGCGGGCGGACGCCCCACCACGTGCGGAGAATCTCGCTCGTCGCCACGTCCGGCAGCATCTTCGAGCACTCCTCGATCATCTTCTGGACCTCCCAGTGTTCTTCGTCGAACTCGTCGGGGTCATCGACTTCGATGCTGGTCGTCCCCAAGACTGCTTGCGTCTCGTGGGGGACGATAATATCGCCGTCGGCCGGGGGTCGGCAGCGATTGAGTACCGGGCCGAGTCCGGGGTAGTCGACCGAAACCATCACGCCCTTCGTCGGGCGCATCTCCACGTCGACGCCCGCGAGTTCGGCGCATTCGCCGGCCCACGTTCCGGCGGCGTTGACAACGTACTCCGCCTCGACGTCCTCGTCCACGTCGCCGCCGAGCGCCGCCCCCGTCGCTCGCCCGTCCTCGACACGGATGTCGGTGACCGGCGCGTGCGTGAGCACCTCCGCGCCGTGGTCGGCCGCGCTCGCCGCGTTGGCGGCGACGAGACGCGAGGCGTAGACGACGCCGTCGGGTACCTTCATCACCCGTTCCGCGTCGGGTGCGAGTCCCGGCACCTCCTCCTGAGCTTTCACGCTGTCGAGCAGTTCGGCTTCGATGCCGATGTCTTCGCATGCGGCTAATTTTTCCTCGAAGAACTCCGGGTCGTCTTCGGGGAGTTGGACGAAAAACCCGCCCGTATCGCGAATACAGTGGCCCGCGATGTCACGGAGAATACGATTCTCGCGGATACACTCCTCCGCGCCGAGTTCGTCGGCCTCCGCGTATCGAGCTCCGCTGTGCAGTAAGCCGTGCGACCGCCCGGAGGTACCGCTGGCGAGACCGCCGCGTTCGGCGACGACCACGTCGACGCTCCGCATCGCGAGGTCGCGTGCGATTCCCACACCCGTTGCTCCACCGCCGATGATGAGGACTTCAGTTTGGATAGTCATAGTCGTCGGGCGAGTCGCTCGCCCGCTCTCAGTTCGGGTGTTAGGACCCGACGTGGAAAAGCCCTCCGCGGGGGAGATTCGCCCGCGGACTCGACCTCAGTCTCGTCGGATCGCCGTCAGGTCCCCGGAAGGATGTCGCCGAGCGCTGCCCCGATAGCCATCGGGACGAACGCGACCGTCGGCTCAGTCCAACTGACGCGCCCCCAGACGGTCATCGGGACGGGCGCCGTCAGAAACGAGGTGCCGAGCACGCCGACCAGTCGTCGCGGGATCACGCCGAGGATGGGGTTCGTGATACGGACGTCCTGGATGTTCGCGACGTAGATGATGCCGATGACGAGCCCTACCGTGACGAGGAGCGTCCCATCGAGAAACGCCGGGTGGCCGGCGACGAACCGGCCAACGTCCAACGTGCCGTCCTCGACGAGCATCGGGATACCGAAGAGAACGTTCCCGAGGAGCGCTTCGGCCACGTCACCCCGGCCGAACCCTTTACGACCCGTCCGAATACGGCCGATGGGTTCGTTCGAGCCAGTCGCCGTGCCGCTTCCGTCGCCCTGCGAACTCGCCTGTGCTCGTCGAGCGTTTGAACGCTCGCTTCGAGCGACCCGATATCCTCGAGAAGTTCGTCGACGGCGGCCGTCTCCTCGGCTCCGTGTCGCCTTCGGACATACCGAGACCGGTCGGCGGCGTCGAGTGAATACTCCGTCGTGTCGCCGCTCAGACGAGGGCTTCTTCGAGGACCTGCAGCGGGTGGCGAATCTCGTAACCGGTGCCGTGTTCCATCTGCATCGAGCAGGTCGGACACTCGGTCATCCCCACGTCGCCGGAGGCGTGACTCATGTGATCGAACATCTCCTCACCGATTTTCATCGACTTCTCGTACTTCTCCTCCTTCCAGCCGTAGGTGCCCGAAATGCCCGAACACGACGACCCGACGTCCTCGATGGTGATGCCGTCCAAATCGCGGAACAACTCCACCGCTTGGCGGTCGAGACCCTGATTGCGCGCGTGACACGGCGCGTGGTACGCATATGATTGTTCGGAGACCTCGCTGTCGGCGAGCGCGCCCTCCAAATCCTCGTGGATGCGAAGGTACTCCATCGCCTCGTAGGTGTGTGCCGAGACGTCTTCGATGCCGTCCAAATCGAAGAGTTCGGGGTACTCCTGCTTCAGCGACATAGAACACGACGTACAGGAAGCGATGACGTCGTAGCCGTCGGCGATCAGGCCTGAGAAGTTCTCGACGTTGATGCCCGCCGCTCGTTTGGCGTCGGCGAGCATCCCGTTGGCGAACATCGGCGTGCCCGAACAGCGCTGTTTCGGCACGACAACTTCGTAGCCGAACGATTCGAACACGCGAACCATCGCCTTGCCGACTTCGGGCGTATTGTAGTTCGAGTAACAGCCGTGGAAGTACGCCACCCGTTTCTCCTCGTCTCTGACCTGCGGCCCGCCGCGTTCGTCCCACCACTCCCTGAACGTTTGAGTGGCGAACTCGGGGAACTCGCGCTCCGAGGTGATACCGAGGACCTTCTCGTTGAACTGCTGGGTAATACCGAGATCCATCACGAAGTTCGTCAGCCGCGGAACCGTACTCCCGAGTTCGGCCATCGTGCGGTAGTTCGCGAGGATACGATTACGAATGTACTCGCGGGAGAGTTTCTCCATCTGCTCGTCAACGAACTCGCCTCGCGCGGTGTTGTGCATCTGACTCAGCGGGACCGACGAGGGGCAGGCGTTGTCGCAGCGCATGCAGTTCGAACAGTCCATCACCGACGCGTCGATGTCCTCGTCGCCCTTACGTTTGAGTCGCCACTGCTCGGGACCCTGAAATTTGGGACCGGGGAACTCGTCGTCGACTTCGGCGACCGGACACGCCGAGTCGCAGGTCGTGCACTTGTAACAGTTGTCCGCGCCGGGGCGGAGATCCATCTCGTCGGCTTCGGGGAACACCTGCACCGGTTCGAAGTCGTCCTGTGCTACGTTCGGGTTACTGTCTGGTTGTTCTGCGTCGCTCATGAATTCGATTAGATACTCGCTCCTGCGCCTCGCCCGGCGACGACGCCGGTCGCGAGGGAGATGCCGCTGCTCGATTTCTCGGCCGCGCCGTCGGCGCCGCCGACGACCGCGCCTGCCGCCCGCAGGTTCGCGAACTGGCGGTCGCCGTCGCCGTCCAACACGCGCATTTCGTCGTCGACGACGACGCCGAACTTCGCGAACGGATGCTCGCCGAAGGCGTTCTCGTCGAACCAGTTGTAGCGGTCCGACGAGTGCGGGACGTACGAGTCGAAGATGGGTTCCCGGACGCCGTCGCGGTCGGAGTCGATGCCTTTGCCGACGAGACCGCCGGTCGCGAGCACGAACTCGTCGGCGTGGTACGGCACCCGCGCCCCGTTGCGGTCGACGTGTACGGCGGCGATTCGCCCGCCGTCGCCCACCCAATCGACGACCGGGTTGCCGGAACTGATGCGGACGCCGGCGTCGTCGAGCGCGGAGAAGAGCGCGTCTTCGAGTCTGAGTCCGGGGAGGCTCGGCGGCCCCATCGGAATCTCGAACACGTCCGCGCCGAGATGAGATTCGAGGTCCGCGCGCACCTCGGCGGCGCGGTCGTCGCCGAGCATCGACGGGAAACCGACGCGCTCTGCGCGTTTGAGACGCGGTTTCACGGTTTCGGCAAGCGCCTCGCGCGCGCCCACCGACCGGCCCGCGAAACGAACCTCCTCGTCGGCGTCGAGCGCCTTCGCGAATCTGGTGATCTTCGCGTCCGCCCGGAACTCCTTGGGGAACGAGAGCTCTGCGCCGCGGACGTCGAAGGGAACGCCCGCCGCCGAGAGATGGTCGGAAACGAGTCGGGCGTCGAACTCCGTCAGCGAGCGGAAGCCGACGACGAGCATCGGGCGCGCGTCGCTGGCGACGCCCGCCGCCGCTGCGTCGGGGTAGCGCGCGGTCGGTTTGACGGTGCCGCCGTAGGTCGGGATGAGTGCGTTCGCGTCGGTGTGGCCGCCGCGGTAGCCGTCGCCCGTCACCTCGTCGAATAGCGAGAGACCGTCGCGTATCGCCTCTTCGCCGACGAGTGAATAGGGATGGTCGTCGGGCAGTGACGAGAGTGCGGCGTATGGATTTGAAACGGGACCGTCGCTGTTCGGGTAACCCAGTACGTCAACGAGGCCGCTCGCGAAGCGCAACGTGCTCTTCTTGTAGGAGACGAGTCGGACGCTCGCGCCCGTCTCGGCGGCTGCGAGCGCCGCCACCGACCCGGCGAGACCGCCGCCGACGACGACCACGTCTTCTCGAATCGGCATCAGCGCTCACCCCGTTGGCCGTCGCCAACGGTTCCCCCGTCGGCGGCCGTCGCGCTCGAACGCCCCGACTCGCTTTCCTCGACGCCGACGACGCCGCCGTCGAAGGCGGCGAAATCGACGGCTTCGTCCGTCGCCGCCGGGTCGCCGTCGCGGTTCATCGTCGTCGCGTGGAGCGCGTAATTGAGCATGGCTTGCGAGAGCTGTTCGCCCCAGAGCGCGTGTCGTTCGCCCTTCCAGCGCTCCTGAAATAGTTCGTCGAGCGCCTCTCTCGCCGTCGGTTCGCCGTACTCGGGGTAGAGTTCGTTCGCCATTCGGTGACAGCAGAAGCCGCCCTGGCAGTTGCCCATCGACGCGCGCGTACGGATGCGGACGGCGTTGAGGTCCGACCCCGACTGCTCGATAGCGTCTTGGATTTCGGCGCGGGTGACCGCCTCGCAGTCGCAGACAACCGGATTGGGCTCGGCGGTTTTGAGTACTTCGTCGGCGCGCGAGCCGAGTCGCTGGACGCTGCGGCGGGCGATAGGCGAGCGGAGACCGAACTCGTCCATGTAGTCGCGAAGCACGGAGAAGTCCTCGCTGCCCGGAAGCGGCTCGTCCGCCGTGCGGCAGGTAGCGTCGATGCCGAACTGCTCGCAGACGTGGTCGGAGATCTTCTCGGCCATCATCCGGTAGGTGGTGAACTTGCCACCGACGATGCTGGTCATCCCCGGCAGGTCGTCGCGGTCGTCGTGGTCGAGCAGGAAGAAGTCGCGCGTGATGTCGGTCGGGTCGGTGGTGCCGGTCCCCGGCGGTTCGTACAGCGGCCGGACGCCCCAAAAGGAGCGGATGGTGCGGGCTTCCTTGAGAATCGGAACCAATTCGGAGAGCGTGTCGATCATGAGGTCGACCTCCCACTGCTCTTCGGGGTAGTCGTCGGGGTCGTCGACTTCTTCGTCGGTGGTGCCCAGGATCGCCGTCGTCTCGTGGGGGACGATGATGTCGGCGTCGCCCTTCGGTCGACAGCGGTTGACGACGGTGTCGACCTGGCGGGTGTTCATGATGGTCATGACGCCTTTCGAGGGGCGGACGGCGACTTCGACGCCGGCCATCTCGCCGATTTGGCCGGCCCACGCGCCCGAGGCGTTGACGACGTAGTCGGCGTGGATCTTCTCGGTCGATCCCGGAGTTCGGTGGACGCGCTTGCCCGGCCCCGAGTCGTGTTTGACCTCGACGCCGACGACCTCTCCTGACTCAACGAGCACGTCGATGACTTCGGCGTGGGTTTCGATGCGCGCGCCGTACTCTTGGGCGCTGGCGGCGTTGGCGACGCAGAGGCGGAACGGGTCGATAGCGCCGTCGGGGACTTTGATAGCGCGCTCGATATCTTTGGCGAGGTAGGGTTCGATCTCTCTGGCTTCGTCGGCGGTGAGTTCTTCTGCGGGGATACCACACTCGCGACAGCCGTCGAGCTTTTCTTGGAAGTAATCGTCGGGGTCGTCGGGTTTCTGGACGAAGAGGCCGCCGGTCATCTCGACGCAATGCGCGGCGATGTCGCGGAGGACGCGGTTCTCCTCGATGCATTCAGTGGCGCTGGCCTGGTCGGAGACGGCGTATCGGCCGCCGCTGTGGAGGAGACCGTGCATGCGGCCCGTAGTTCCGTGGGTCAGGTTGCCTCGTTCGACGAGGGTGACGTCGAGGCCGCGCATCGCGAGGTCGCGCGCGATGCCCGTACCGGTCGACCCGCCCCCGACGACGAGCACGTGGGGTGAGTCCGTCATTGGTTCACTTGGACGAGGGTTTGCGGAGACTTCACTCTACCTCCGCTGAACCGGATTATCCGAAACGCGGAACGGTTTGATCGTTGAACTACGGGACATATAAACTGAATAATTGACTGTCGTCTGCAATATCACGTTACGAAGGTGCTCAGTCCGACTACGAGGTTCAAAAGTGAGTAACGTTTATCATCTTCTTTCGCGGTTTTTCATTGTGGTGTGGGGCGCTAGCACGCTAGCGTAAAGCGCGGACTACGTCCGACACACGTGAGGGTGAACACAATATGGCAACAGAGACGTACGTTGGCGCTATCGATCAAGGGACGACGGGAACGCGATTCATGGTCTTCGACCACGGCGGACGCGTCGTCACAAGCGCGTACGAGAAACACGAACAGATATACCCCGAACCGGGGTGGGTCGAACACGACCCGACCGAGATTTGGGAGAAGACGCAGTCGGTGATGACGACTGCGCTCCAGGACGCCGATCTGACGGCCGACCAACTGGAGGCTATCGGCATCACGAATCAGCGCGAGACGACGCTGCTGTGGGACGCCGACACGGGAACGCCGGTCCACAACGCAATCGTCTGGCAGGACCGCCGGACGACCGACCGCGTCGAGCAACTCGAGGCCGAGGACAAAGTCGAGTGGATTCGCGGGAAGACCGGTCTGGAGGCCGACGCGTACTTCTCGGCGACGAAGGCGGAGTGGTTGCTCGATAACGCCGACCCGATGAAGATGCAACGCGCACGACCGGCCGACGTTCGCGAGCGCGCCGAGGACGGCGAGGTGCTGTTCGGCACGATCGACACGTGGCTCATCTACAAACTGACGGGGAACCACATCACCGACGTGACGAACGCGTCGCGGACGATGCTGTTCGACATCCACGAGATGGACTGGGACGAGGAGCTCTGCGAGGAGTTCGACGTCCCGATAGCGATGCTGCCGGAAGTTCGCCCGTCGAGCGACGAGAACCTCTACGGAACGACCGACTCGGAGGGGTTCCTCGGGAGCGAGGTGCCCGTCGCGGGCGCGCTCGGCGACCAGCAGGCGGCGCTGTTCGGTCAGACGTGTTTCGACGAGGGCGACGCGAAGAACACCTACGGCACGGGTTCGTTCATGCTGATGAACACGGGCGAGGAGGCCGTCGAGAGCGAACACGGCTTGCTCACGACCGTCGGATTCCAGC
This genomic stretch from Haloprofundus salilacus harbors:
- a CDS encoding SHOCT domain-containing protein, which produces MVGDPPEQSTLRQSHRLVEHYTPDGMLGRLLLASVTGALSGGAFLLAIFGLASFGFVWFLTGVLAAGVGVVAALLTVLTLWPVYLSLIGNVDSPEEYGRSGSPSTPAATRAADTDPLEILKRKYAAGELSDEEFERRLDKLLDTDEVTRRGSDGENAASKRTLRERN
- a CDS encoding FAD-dependent oxidoreductase, translated to MTIQTEVLIIGGGATGVGIARDLAMRSVDVVVAERGGLASGTSGRSHGLLHSGARYAEADELGAEECIRENRILRDIAGHCIRDTGGFFVQLPEDDPEFFEEKLAACEDIGIEAELLDSVKAQEEVPGLAPDAERVMKVPDGVVYASRLVAANAASAADHGAEVLTHAPVTDIRVEDGRATGAALGGDVDEDVEAEYVVNAAGTWAGECAELAGVDVEMRPTKGVMVSVDYPGLGPVLNRCRPPADGDIIVPHETQAVLGTTSIEVDDPDEFDEEHWEVQKMIEECSKMLPDVATSEILRTWWGVRPLYAPDEAERETMDGGEGNARGISRGFFLLDHETYGVANFASIVGGKLTTYRMMAEAAADHVCEALGVDEPCRTAEERLPGVDDERAVDEFVAEYDARSPTDEDVLTAD
- a CDS encoding anaerobic glycerol-3-phosphate dehydrogenase subunit C, with the protein product MSDAEQPDSNPNVAQDDFEPVQVFPEADEMDLRPGADNCYKCTTCDSACPVAEVDDEFPGPKFQGPEQWRLKRKGDEDIDASVMDCSNCMRCDNACPSSVPLSQMHNTARGEFVDEQMEKLSREYIRNRILANYRTMAELGSTVPRLTNFVMDLGITQQFNEKVLGITSEREFPEFATQTFREWWDERGGPQVRDEEKRVAYFHGCYSNYNTPEVGKAMVRVFESFGYEVVVPKQRCSGTPMFANGMLADAKRAAGINVENFSGLIADGYDVIASCTSCSMSLKQEYPELFDLDGIEDVSAHTYEAMEYLRIHEDLEGALADSEVSEQSYAYHAPCHARNQGLDRQAVELFRDLDGITIEDVGSSCSGISGTYGWKEEKYEKSMKIGEEMFDHMSHASGDVGMTECPTCSMQMEHGTGYEIRHPLQVLEEALV
- the glpB gene encoding glycerol-3-phosphate dehydrogenase subunit GlpB, translated to MPIREDVVVVGGGLAGSVAALAAAETGASVRLVSYKKSTLRFASGLVDVLGYPNSDGPVSNPYAALSSLPDDHPYSLVGEEAIRDGLSLFDEVTGDGYRGGHTDANALIPTYGGTVKPTARYPDAAAAGVASDARPMLVVGFRSLTEFDARLVSDHLSAAGVPFDVRGAELSFPKEFRADAKITRFAKALDADEEVRFAGRSVGAREALAETVKPRLKRAERVGFPSMLGDDRAAEVRADLESHLGADVFEIPMGPPSLPGLRLEDALFSALDDAGVRISSGNPVVDWVGDGGRIAAVHVDRNGARVPYHADEFVLATGGLVGKGIDSDRDGVREPIFDSYVPHSSDRYNWFDENAFGEHPFAKFGVVVDDEMRVLDGDGDRQFANLRAAGAVVGGADGAAEKSSSGISLATGVVAGRGAGASI
- the glpA gene encoding anaerobic glycerol-3-phosphate dehydrogenase subunit GlpA, producing MTDSPHVLVVGGGSTGTGIARDLAMRGLDVTLVERGNLTHGTTGRMHGLLHSGGRYAVSDQASATECIEENRVLRDIAAHCVEMTGGLFVQKPDDPDDYFQEKLDGCRECGIPAEELTADEAREIEPYLAKDIERAIKVPDGAIDPFRLCVANAASAQEYGARIETHAEVIDVLVESGEVVGVEVKHDSGPGKRVHRTPGSTEKIHADYVVNASGAWAGQIGEMAGVEVAVRPSKGVMTIMNTRQVDTVVNRCRPKGDADIIVPHETTAILGTTDEEVDDPDDYPEEQWEVDLMIDTLSELVPILKEARTIRSFWGVRPLYEPPGTGTTDPTDITRDFFLLDHDDRDDLPGMTSIVGGKFTTYRMMAEKISDHVCEQFGIDATCRTADEPLPGSEDFSVLRDYMDEFGLRSPIARRSVQRLGSRADEVLKTAEPNPVVCDCEAVTRAEIQDAIEQSGSDLNAVRIRTRASMGNCQGGFCCHRMANELYPEYGEPTAREALDELFQERWKGERHALWGEQLSQAMLNYALHATTMNRDGDPAATDEAVDFAAFDGGVVGVEESESGRSSATAADGGTVGDGQRGER
- the glpK gene encoding glycerol kinase GlpK, which encodes MATETYVGAIDQGTTGTRFMVFDHGGRVVTSAYEKHEQIYPEPGWVEHDPTEIWEKTQSVMTTALQDADLTADQLEAIGITNQRETTLLWDADTGTPVHNAIVWQDRRTTDRVEQLEAEDKVEWIRGKTGLEADAYFSATKAEWLLDNADPMKMQRARPADVRERAEDGEVLFGTIDTWLIYKLTGNHITDVTNASRTMLFDIHEMDWDEELCEEFDVPIAMLPEVRPSSDENLYGTTDSEGFLGSEVPVAGALGDQQAALFGQTCFDEGDAKNTYGTGSFMLMNTGEEAVESEHGLLTTVGFQRSGQPVQYALEGAIFVTGAAIEWLEDMQLISNASESETLARSVESTDGVYFVPAFTGLGAPHWDGRARGTIVGMTRGTRREHIVRAALESIAFQTKDVADAMEADSGIEMTDLRVDGGAVKNNFLCQLQANIVESTIVRPQVDETTALGSAYAAGLAVGYWETVDELRDNWQVDREFDAEDGKNVEGRHERWQEAVKRSLDWARDGSE